The following are encoded together in the Bos javanicus breed banteng chromosome 4, ARS-OSU_banteng_1.0, whole genome shotgun sequence genome:
- the DNAJB6 gene encoding dnaJ homolog subfamily B member 6 isoform X2 codes for MVDYYEVLGVQRHASAEDIKKAYRKLALKWHPDKNPENKEEAERKFKQVAEAYEVLSDAKKRDIYDRYGKEGLNGGGGGGSHFDSPFEFGFTFRNPEDVFREFFGGRDPFSFDFFDPFEDFFGNRRGPRGSRSRGTGSFFSTFSGFPSFGGAFPSFDAGFSSFGSLSHGGLTAFSSSSAFGGSGMGNYKSISTSTKVVNGRKITTKRIVENGQERVEVEEDGQLKSLTINGVADEDAFAEECLRRGQSALPAQPASSSARSLRPPRPAPPPRPAAHAAGEDEDAPGAFCAGFKEGGKRKKPKHREESKKKKPTKGPL; via the exons ATGGTGGATTACTATGAAGTTCTAGGTGTGCAGAGACACGCCTCGGCCGAGGATATTAAAAAGGC ATATCGGAAACTGGCACTGAAGTGGCATCCAGATAAAaatcctgagaacaaagaagaagCGGAGAGAAAATTCAAGCAAGTAGCTGAGGCGTATGAGGTGTTGTCAGATG ctAAGAAACGGGACATCTATGACAGATATGGCAAAGAAGGATTAAACGGTGGCGGTGGAG GTGGAAGTCACTTCGACAGTCCGTTTGAGTTTGGCTTCACATTCCGAAACCCAGAGGACGTCTTCAGGGAATTTTTTGGTGGAAGGGACCCATTTTCATTCGACTTCTTCG ACCCGTTTGAGGACTTCTTTGGAAATCGAAGGGGCCCCCGCGGAAGCCGGAGCCGAGGCACGGGCTCGTTCTTCTCTACTTTCAGCGGATTTCCCTCCTTTGGAGGGGCGTTTCCTTCCTTTGATGCAG GGTTCTCTTCCTTCGGCTCGCTAAGCCACGGGGGCCTCACAGCGTTCTCCTCCTCCTCGGCCTTCGGCGGGAGTGGGATGGGCAACTACAAGTCCATATCGACGTCGACGAAAGTGGTGAACGGCAGGAAGATCACCACCAAGAG GATTGTCGAGAATGGTCAAGAAAGGGTGGAAGTTGAAGAAGACGGCCAGTTAAAGTCCTTGACAATAAATG GTGTGGCCGACGAGGACGCCTTCGCGGAGGAGTGCCTACGACGAGGCCAGAGCGCGCTGCCCGCCCAGCCCGCCAGCTCCAGCGCCCGCTCGCTGCGGCCGCCGCGGCCCGCGCCCCCTCCCCGGCCGGCGGCGCACGCCGCGGGGGAGGACGAGGACGCGCCGGGCGCCTTCTGCGCAG
- the DNAJB6 gene encoding dnaJ homolog subfamily B member 6 isoform X1 has protein sequence MVDYYEVLGVQRHASAEDIKKAYRKLALKWHPDKNPENKEEAERKFKQVAEAYEVLSDAKKRDIYDRYGKEGLNGGGGGGSHFDSPFEFGFTFRNPEDVFREFFGGRDPFSFDFFEDPFEDFFGNRRGPRGSRSRGTGSFFSTFSGFPSFGGAFPSFDAGFSSFGSLSHGGLTAFSSSSAFGGSGMGNYKSISTSTKVVNGRKITTKRIVENGQERVEVEEDGQLKSLTINGVADEDAFAEECLRRGQSALPAQPASSSARSLRPPRPAPPPRPAAHAAGEDEDAPGAFCAGFKEGGKRKKPKHREESKKKKPTKGPL, from the exons ATGGTGGATTACTATGAAGTTCTAGGTGTGCAGAGACACGCCTCGGCCGAGGATATTAAAAAGGC ATATCGGAAACTGGCACTGAAGTGGCATCCAGATAAAaatcctgagaacaaagaagaagCGGAGAGAAAATTCAAGCAAGTAGCTGAGGCGTATGAGGTGTTGTCAGATG ctAAGAAACGGGACATCTATGACAGATATGGCAAAGAAGGATTAAACGGTGGCGGTGGAG GTGGAAGTCACTTCGACAGTCCGTTTGAGTTTGGCTTCACATTCCGAAACCCAGAGGACGTCTTCAGGGAATTTTTTGGTGGAAGGGACCCATTTTCATTCGACTTCTTCG aaGACCCGTTTGAGGACTTCTTTGGAAATCGAAGGGGCCCCCGCGGAAGCCGGAGCCGAGGCACGGGCTCGTTCTTCTCTACTTTCAGCGGATTTCCCTCCTTTGGAGGGGCGTTTCCTTCCTTTGATGCAG GGTTCTCTTCCTTCGGCTCGCTAAGCCACGGGGGCCTCACAGCGTTCTCCTCCTCCTCGGCCTTCGGCGGGAGTGGGATGGGCAACTACAAGTCCATATCGACGTCGACGAAAGTGGTGAACGGCAGGAAGATCACCACCAAGAG GATTGTCGAGAATGGTCAAGAAAGGGTGGAAGTTGAAGAAGACGGCCAGTTAAAGTCCTTGACAATAAATG GTGTGGCCGACGAGGACGCCTTCGCGGAGGAGTGCCTACGACGAGGCCAGAGCGCGCTGCCCGCCCAGCCCGCCAGCTCCAGCGCCCGCTCGCTGCGGCCGCCGCGGCCCGCGCCCCCTCCCCGGCCGGCGGCGCACGCCGCGGGGGAGGACGAGGACGCGCCGGGCGCCTTCTGCGCAG
- the DNAJB6 gene encoding dnaJ homolog subfamily B member 6 isoform X3 translates to MVDYYEVLGVQRHASAEDIKKAYRKLALKWHPDKNPENKEEAERKFKQVAEAYEVLSDAKKRDIYDRYGKEGLNGGGGGGSHFDSPFEFGFTFRNPEDVFREFFGGRDPFSFDFFGVLGDFHFQALRIYTREKKLLHGYYMYEVTMQPAGGFEEAASEELEPEEEAVAESASEEDSEALDVVSSEELDLFSDDEPSEGASLGGGEPPSEDLEFISSEDEASPGDPEELLEECEELLSEDSGPEPEALPLPRGRPAEQSL, encoded by the exons ATGGTGGATTACTATGAAGTTCTAGGTGTGCAGAGACACGCCTCGGCCGAGGATATTAAAAAGGC ATATCGGAAACTGGCACTGAAGTGGCATCCAGATAAAaatcctgagaacaaagaagaagCGGAGAGAAAATTCAAGCAAGTAGCTGAGGCGTATGAGGTGTTGTCAGATG ctAAGAAACGGGACATCTATGACAGATATGGCAAAGAAGGATTAAACGGTGGCGGTGGAG GTGGAAGTCACTTCGACAGTCCGTTTGAGTTTGGCTTCACATTCCGAAACCCAGAGGACGTCTTCAGGGAATTTTTTGGTGGAAGGGACCCATTTTCATTCGACTTCTTCG GTGTTCTAGGCGACTTCCATTTTCAGGCTCTCAGGATTTACACACGGGAAAAGAAGCTGCTCCACGGCTACTACATGTATGAAGTGACAATGCAGCCTGCTGGCG GGTTCGAGGAGGCGGCCAGCGAGGAGTTGGAGCCTGAAGAGGAGGCGGTGGCGGAGAGTGCGAGCGAGGAGGACAGTGAGGCACTGGACGTGGTGTCCAGCGAGGAGCTCGACCTCTTTAGTGACGACGAGCCCAGCGAGGGCGCTAGCCTGGGCGGGGGCGAGCCCCCCAGTGAGGACTTGGAGTTCATCTCCAGTGAGGACGAGGCCAGCCCGGGGGACCCAGAGGAGCTCCTCGAGGAGTGTGAGGAGCTGCTCAGTGAGGACAGTGGGCCTGAGCCCGAGGCTCTGCCGCTGCCCCGTGGGCGGCCTGCTGAGCAGAGCCTCTAG